Proteins from a single region of Nocardioides anomalus:
- a CDS encoding amino acid permease translates to MTTPSSALTPRIGPAQGTALYVSALLGAGVLVLPGQIASLAGPASLLSWAFAAAMGVPLAVVFAALARRQPDAGGVATYVGLAFGRTAGGVTGWWYFVAGSVGQAVVPLTGGYYVAHALGGGPVAAYAVAAAILATATVANLAGVRVSGPVQLGLAGLVAVALIAVVAAAVPQASVDRLTPFAPHGVAPIGAGVVVLFYAFAGWEAVAHLVGEFRDPDRDVPRATAITILVVTALYLGVAAAVVLTGTYGGASVDHVALGLVLQGVLGGAAAPVAAAVAVVISLGTTNAFVAGVSRLGLSLARGGWLPSPVATIRGGVPVGGVLAVAGTAAATLVVSAGAGWGTETLVVVPATLVVAVYLLAAASGLRLLRGWGRFCAALTVLLTAAVVPSAAGHVAVPLVVSALALLSRRALSAPAAAPRPCRPG, encoded by the coding sequence GTGACCACCCCCAGCTCCGCCCTGACGCCCCGCATCGGCCCGGCCCAGGGCACCGCGCTCTACGTCAGCGCCCTCCTCGGCGCCGGCGTCCTCGTGCTGCCCGGTCAGATCGCCTCGCTGGCGGGCCCGGCCTCGCTGCTCTCCTGGGCCTTCGCCGCGGCCATGGGCGTGCCGCTCGCGGTGGTCTTCGCGGCGCTGGCGCGACGGCAGCCGGACGCCGGCGGCGTGGCCACGTACGTCGGGCTGGCCTTCGGGCGGACGGCCGGCGGCGTGACGGGGTGGTGGTACTTCGTGGCCGGATCGGTCGGGCAGGCGGTCGTGCCGCTCACCGGCGGCTACTACGTGGCCCACGCCCTCGGAGGCGGCCCCGTCGCGGCGTACGCCGTGGCCGCGGCGATCCTCGCCACCGCCACCGTGGCCAATCTGGCCGGCGTGCGGGTCAGCGGCCCGGTCCAGCTCGGCCTGGCCGGGCTGGTCGCGGTCGCCCTCATCGCCGTGGTGGCCGCGGCCGTCCCACAGGCGTCGGTCGACCGGCTCACGCCGTTCGCCCCGCACGGCGTCGCACCGATCGGGGCCGGGGTGGTCGTGCTGTTCTACGCCTTCGCCGGCTGGGAGGCCGTCGCCCACCTGGTCGGCGAGTTCCGCGACCCCGACCGCGACGTCCCGCGGGCCACGGCGATCACGATCCTGGTCGTCACCGCGCTCTACCTCGGTGTCGCCGCGGCCGTCGTCCTCACCGGGACCTACGGCGGGGCGTCGGTCGACCATGTCGCGCTCGGGCTGGTCCTGCAAGGGGTCCTGGGCGGGGCGGCGGCTCCGGTGGCGGCCGCCGTCGCCGTGGTCATCAGCCTGGGCACGACCAACGCCTTCGTGGCCGGCGTGTCCCGGCTCGGCCTCAGCCTGGCCCGCGGCGGCTGGCTGCCGTCGCCCGTGGCGACCATCCGGGGCGGGGTGCCCGTGGGCGGGGTGCTGGCCGTCGCCGGCACCGCCGCGGCCACCCTCGTCGTCTCGGCCGGCGCCGGCTGGGGGACCGAGACGCTGGTCGTCGTCCCGGCCACCCTCGTGGTCGCGGTCTACCTGCTCGCGGCCGCCTCGGGCCTGCGCCTGCTGCGGGGCTGGGGCCGGTTCTGCGCGGCGCTGACCGTCCTGCTCACCGCGGCGGTGGTGCCGTCGGCCGCCGGCCACGTGGCGGTGCCGCTCGTCGTCAGCGCACTGGCCCTGCTCTCGCGCCGGGCGCTCAGCGCGCCCGCCGCAGCGCCACGACCTTGCCGCCCGGGGTGA